Proteins encoded together in one Catellatospora citrea window:
- a CDS encoding discoidin domain-containing protein, protein MPATAAAAAPPPQTPGITLRTFDLQLALSNLCNLKPAQTPNVDKLMSTIDWTTAAQFGQEDNFYTQALGYVNIPTAGSYTFRLISDDGSRLFIDDNVVINHDGLHGATAKDGAVTLTTGYHALRIDFFEAGGGQQLTLQWQTPGSTTFVTVPNSVLSTDAGVVRVTAPGKKECEGTGDSPGDGLPLTSVHPNFNLANLRPNGFEPRVTGMDWLDDGRLVICTWGGTNDSGTSQAGEVWILGNTGGNATPGTVTTKRVGSALKEPMGLKVVDGVIYVSEKMRLTRLVDTNGDEVADQYQQVATWPYGGTFHEFAFGLMYEAPFFYLNLSVGIDYGGNTTNPQVVGNRGTTIKINKDTGAWTYVAGGLRTPHGIGWGPENGLFVTDNQGGWQPASKLVHIKQGRFFNHYLNPPGPFDSAPVTPPVIWLPQNEIGNSPSTPKYMTSGLYAGQFVIGDVTYGGLQRAAVEKINGEYQGALFRMTQGLEAGISEVNVGPDGAIYVGGIGGGGNWGQSGKLNFGLQKLIPNGNNAFDMLNMKALSNGFEIEYTQPLSAATATSLATKYRVKQWRYVPTAAYGGPKIDEETLSVSSATLSADGKKVTLVINGLKAGRVVHIRSPRPFGSSNGQSLWNTEVWYTLNNIPGQAPSSNLALNKPATADSSCATSEGPAQAVNGTVNGGNADKWCSLGTSKWLQVDLGSTQSVNRFVVQHAGAGGEDAGWNTRDFNIQTSTNGTSWTTAATVTANTANTTTHNITAVQARYVRLNITTGGTTGNGAARIYELEVYGGTPPPTGNLALNKTATADSSCGTTEGPAKAVNGSVSGGNADKWCSLGATKWLQVDLGSAQTVAQFVVRHAGAGGENTAWNTRDFNIQTSTNGTSWTTAATVTANTASVTTHNITATSARYLRLNVTTPASDGNGAARIYEFEAYGSTTQPTRIVLFDGTNMDNFQHANGTPVTWPLGNGGVEVLGGDIKSKQAFGDFKLHAEFWLPLLPGDVTGQARANSGIYLQDRYELQVLDSFGDTTLANNECGAIYEKIAPSVNAATAPQTWQTYDVTFRAARYNGTTKTENARVTVVWNGVTVINNAEINGPTGNGAAETSAPGPLRFQDHGDPGANLFYRNIWVEPAV, encoded by the coding sequence TTGCCCGCCACCGCAGCAGCCGCCGCCCCGCCCCCGCAGACCCCCGGCATCACGCTGCGGACCTTCGACCTGCAGCTCGCGCTGAGCAACCTGTGCAACCTCAAGCCGGCGCAGACCCCCAACGTCGACAAGCTCATGTCGACGATCGACTGGACCACGGCCGCCCAGTTCGGGCAAGAGGACAACTTCTACACCCAGGCCCTGGGCTACGTGAACATCCCGACGGCCGGCAGCTACACCTTCCGGCTGATCAGCGATGACGGCTCCCGGCTGTTCATCGATGACAACGTGGTCATCAACCACGACGGCCTGCACGGCGCGACGGCTAAGGACGGCGCGGTCACCCTGACCACCGGCTACCACGCGCTGCGCATCGACTTCTTCGAGGCCGGCGGCGGTCAGCAGCTGACCCTGCAGTGGCAGACGCCCGGCTCGACCACGTTCGTGACCGTGCCGAACTCGGTGCTCAGCACCGATGCCGGCGTCGTGCGGGTCACCGCGCCCGGCAAGAAGGAGTGCGAGGGCACCGGCGACTCGCCGGGCGACGGCCTGCCGCTGACCTCCGTGCACCCGAACTTCAACCTCGCCAACCTGCGCCCGAACGGCTTCGAGCCGCGGGTCACCGGCATGGACTGGCTCGACGACGGCCGCCTGGTCATCTGCACCTGGGGTGGCACCAACGACTCCGGCACCTCGCAGGCCGGTGAGGTCTGGATCCTGGGCAACACGGGTGGCAACGCCACCCCGGGCACGGTCACGACCAAGCGGGTCGGCAGTGCCCTGAAGGAGCCGATGGGCCTGAAGGTCGTCGACGGGGTCATCTACGTGTCGGAGAAGATGCGGCTGACCAGGCTGGTGGACACCAACGGCGACGAGGTCGCCGACCAGTACCAGCAGGTCGCGACCTGGCCGTACGGCGGCACGTTCCACGAGTTCGCGTTCGGCCTGATGTACGAGGCCCCGTTCTTCTACCTCAACCTGTCGGTCGGCATCGACTACGGCGGCAACACCACCAACCCGCAGGTGGTCGGCAACCGCGGCACCACCATCAAAATCAACAAGGACACCGGCGCGTGGACGTACGTCGCCGGCGGCTTGCGGACCCCGCACGGCATCGGCTGGGGCCCGGAGAACGGCCTGTTCGTCACCGACAACCAGGGCGGCTGGCAGCCGGCCTCCAAGCTGGTGCACATCAAGCAGGGCCGGTTCTTCAACCACTACCTCAACCCGCCTGGCCCGTTCGACAGCGCCCCGGTCACCCCGCCGGTGATCTGGCTGCCGCAGAACGAGATCGGCAACTCGCCGAGCACCCCGAAGTACATGACCAGCGGCCTGTACGCCGGCCAGTTCGTGATCGGTGACGTCACCTACGGCGGCCTGCAGCGCGCCGCGGTGGAGAAGATCAACGGCGAGTACCAGGGCGCCCTGTTCCGCATGACGCAGGGCCTTGAGGCCGGCATCTCCGAGGTCAACGTCGGCCCCGACGGCGCGATCTACGTCGGCGGCATCGGCGGCGGCGGCAACTGGGGCCAGTCCGGCAAGCTGAACTTCGGCCTGCAGAAGCTGATCCCCAACGGCAACAACGCCTTCGACATGCTCAACATGAAGGCCCTGTCCAACGGCTTCGAGATCGAGTACACCCAGCCGCTGTCGGCGGCGACGGCCACCAGCCTGGCCACCAAGTACCGGGTCAAGCAGTGGCGCTACGTCCCGACGGCCGCCTACGGCGGCCCGAAGATCGACGAGGAGACGCTGTCGGTGTCGTCGGCCACCCTGTCCGCCGACGGCAAGAAGGTCACCCTGGTGATCAACGGGCTCAAGGCCGGCCGGGTCGTGCACATCCGCTCGCCGCGCCCGTTCGGGTCCAGCAACGGCCAGTCGCTGTGGAACACCGAGGTCTGGTACACCCTCAACAACATCCCCGGCCAGGCCCCGTCCAGCAACCTGGCGCTGAACAAGCCGGCCACCGCCGACAGCTCCTGCGCCACCTCCGAGGGCCCGGCGCAGGCCGTCAACGGCACCGTCAACGGCGGCAACGCCGACAAGTGGTGCTCGCTCGGCACCAGCAAGTGGCTGCAGGTCGACCTCGGCTCGACGCAGAGCGTCAACCGGTTCGTCGTCCAGCACGCGGGCGCCGGTGGGGAGGACGCGGGCTGGAACACCCGTGACTTCAACATCCAGACGTCCACCAACGGCACGAGCTGGACCACGGCGGCGACCGTCACCGCGAACACGGCCAACACCACCACCCACAACATCACGGCGGTGCAGGCCAGATACGTCAGGCTGAACATCACCACGGGTGGCACCACCGGCAACGGCGCGGCCCGCATCTACGAGCTGGAGGTCTACGGCGGCACCCCGCCGCCGACGGGCAACCTCGCGCTCAACAAGACGGCGACCGCCGACAGCTCCTGCGGCACGACCGAAGGCCCCGCCAAGGCGGTCAACGGCAGCGTGTCGGGCGGCAACGCCGACAAGTGGTGCTCGCTCGGCGCGACCAAGTGGCTGCAGGTCGACCTCGGCTCGGCGCAGACCGTGGCCCAGTTCGTCGTCCGGCACGCCGGGGCAGGCGGGGAGAACACCGCCTGGAACACCCGCGACTTCAACATCCAGACGTCCACCAACGGGACGAGCTGGACCACGGCCGCGACCGTCACCGCCAACACGGCCAGCGTCACGACGCACAACATCACCGCCACGTCGGCCCGCTACCTCAGGCTGAACGTCACGACTCCGGCCAGCGACGGCAACGGCGCCGCACGCATCTACGAGTTCGAGGCGTACGGCAGCACCACCCAGCCGACCCGGATCGTGCTGTTCGACGGCACCAACATGGACAACTTCCAGCACGCCAACGGCACCCCGGTCACCTGGCCGCTGGGCAACGGCGGCGTCGAGGTCCTCGGCGGCGACATCAAGTCCAAGCAGGCGTTCGGTGACTTCAAGCTGCACGCCGAGTTCTGGCTGCCGCTGCTGCCGGGCGACGTCACCGGGCAGGCCCGTGCCAACAGTGGCATCTACCTGCAGGACCGGTACGAACTGCAGGTGCTGGACTCGTTCGGCGACACCACGCTCGCCAACAACGAGTGCGGCGCTATCTACGAGAAGATCGCCCCGTCGGTCAACGCGGCCACCGCGCCGCAGACCTGGCAGACCTACGACGTGACGTTCCGGGCGGCCCGCTACAACGGGACCACCAAGACCGAGAACGCCCGCGTCACGGTCGTCTGGAACGGTGTCACCGTCATCAACAACGCCGAGATCAACGGCCCCACCGGCAACGGTGCGGCCGAGACGTCGGCACCCGGCCCGCTGCGGTTCCAGGACCACGGCGACCCGGGCGCGAACCTGTTCTACCGCAACATCTGGGTAGAGCCTGCGGTCTGA